The proteins below come from a single Phorcysia thermohydrogeniphila genomic window:
- a CDS encoding YqaA family protein, producing the protein MEITALSYWQEFALKYGIYGLAFNAFIEAIFFPIPPDVLLIALCAANPENAFLYALVATVFSTLGGVLGYYIGLFGGKPLAERFFGSEKVNRVHRLYESYESLIILLAGFTPIPYKVFTITSGVLFASLRKLIVYSLIGRGLRFFSEGALFYFYGAQIKSFVMHNLNVIFTALGAVVLVLFLAYRRYKKGVLP; encoded by the coding sequence ATGGAGATAACGGCTCTTTCCTACTGGCAGGAATTTGCCCTTAAATACGGTATCTACGGACTTGCCTTCAACGCCTTCATTGAGGCAATCTTCTTTCCAATCCCTCCAGACGTCCTCCTCATCGCCCTGTGTGCGGCTAACCCGGAAAATGCCTTTCTCTACGCTCTCGTTGCAACTGTCTTTTCTACCTTAGGCGGAGTTCTTGGCTACTACATCGGCCTTTTTGGAGGGAAACCCTTAGCGGAGAGGTTCTTTGGCAGCGAAAAGGTTAATAGAGTCCATAGACTTTACGAGTCCTACGAGAGCCTAATTATCCTCCTTGCAGGTTTCACGCCTATTCCTTACAAGGTTTTTACCATCACTTCGGGAGTCCTCTTTGCAAGCCTCAGAAAGTTAATAGTCTACTCCCTCATCGGAAGAGGACTCAGATTTTTCTCTGAGGGAGCTCTCTTTTACTTTTACGGAGCACAGATTAAGAGCTTTGTCATGCACAATCTAAACGTTATTTTCACAGCCCTCGGTGCAGTAGTCTTAGTGCTGTTCCTTGCATACAGAAGATACAAAAAGGGTGTTCTACCATGA
- a CDS encoding 4Fe-4S dicluster domain-containing protein — MSRRRFFKFLADSVAKAAAEFAYEVTKPDKTFIRPPGSGDEDTFLALCTKCGKCISACQTGILDRVKEMNPIIVDTPFMNFDNNYCERCYACIEACESGALSRKNLENYRYVAVLDISRCVAYQDIFCQTCYWSCPRMDKAITLKDFTYPEFHQEACLGCGRCIHACPTIPKSISFKKVKNENG, encoded by the coding sequence ATGAGCAGGAGAAGGTTCTTTAAGTTTCTCGCAGACTCCGTCGCCAAAGCTGCTGCGGAATTTGCCTATGAAGTAACAAAGCCCGATAAGACCTTTATTAGACCCCCCGGAAGTGGCGATGAAGATACTTTCCTTGCCCTCTGTACAAAGTGCGGTAAGTGTATTTCAGCCTGCCAAACCGGCATTCTTGATAGAGTAAAAGAGATGAACCCCATTATCGTAGACACGCCGTTTATGAACTTTGACAACAACTACTGTGAAAGGTGTTACGCCTGTATTGAGGCGTGCGAGAGCGGAGCTCTCAGCAGGAAGAACTTAGAAAACTACAGGTACGTTGCCGTCTTAGACATCTCAAGGTGCGTTGCGTATCAGGATATCTTCTGTCAGACCTGCTACTGGTCGTGTCCTAGAATGGATAAGGCTATAACCCTTAAGGACTTTACCTACCCTGAGTTCCACCAAGAGGCCTGTCTTGGCTGCGGAAGGTGCATTCACGCCTGTCCAACAATTCCAAAATCCATTAGCTTTAAGAAAGTAAAAAATGAAAACGGTTAA
- the holA gene encoding DNA polymerase III subunit delta produces MKTVKAYEVLKKVKDKLPWNKVLIYGEESYLTQQFLKKIGAIRQLEKFHADEELGSFLNFTGTSLFGDSPIPVLLGVEKLTELLRKKADKERFIKFLKSLDSFILVSYEELDYRKLKSEVFSAIGQIVDIVIHSENYPEEKIYALLAKKFRLEGREVSRELLKLIVEIVGTDLRELRNETEKLLLYPGELTPEVVKLLLFSSGKANVFELIFPLVEGSRREYLNQLEELLQKGADPLSLIALLQTQLRQLISMATGDKVRLPPDTIKKLRALLKQRSYIELLLLLKKLHEKEFAVKRGIISGEEALKSLAFEL; encoded by the coding sequence ATGAAAACGGTTAAGGCTTACGAAGTTTTAAAGAAGGTAAAGGACAAACTCCCTTGGAATAAGGTTCTCATCTACGGCGAGGAGAGCTACCTAACTCAGCAGTTCCTGAAGAAGATTGGAGCTATACGCCAGCTTGAAAAGTTCCACGCCGACGAAGAGCTCGGGAGTTTCCTTAACTTTACTGGAACTTCACTTTTTGGAGATTCCCCTATTCCCGTTCTACTTGGAGTGGAGAAACTAACGGAGCTCCTTAGGAAAAAGGCCGATAAGGAGAGGTTCATTAAGTTTCTTAAATCCTTGGACAGCTTCATACTCGTTTCATACGAGGAGCTTGATTACAGGAAACTAAAAAGCGAGGTTTTCTCAGCCATAGGGCAAATAGTAGACATCGTTATACACTCTGAAAACTACCCAGAAGAGAAGATTTACGCTCTCCTTGCCAAAAAGTTCCGCTTAGAAGGACGGGAAGTTTCAAGGGAGCTCCTTAAACTCATAGTGGAAATCGTCGGAACGGACCTAAGGGAGCTCCGAAACGAAACCGAAAAGCTCCTTCTCTACCCGGGAGAGTTAACTCCAGAGGTCGTTAAACTCCTTCTCTTTTCAAGCGGGAAAGCAAACGTCTTTGAGCTCATATTTCCCCTTGTTGAGGGAAGCAGAAGGGAATATCTTAACCAGCTTGAGGAGCTCCTTCAGAAAGGAGCAGACCCTCTATCGCTAATAGCTCTCCTTCAAACACAGCTGAGACAACTGATAAGTATGGCTACAGGCGATAAGGTAAGGCTACCTCCTGACACAATCAAAAAGCTCCGAGCTCTCCTAAAACAGAGGAGCTACATAGAGCTCCTTTTACTCCTTAAGAAACTCCACGAAAAGGAGTTTGCCGTTAAAAGGGGAATCATCAGCGGAGAAGAGGCACTTAAATCCTTAGCCTTTGAACTTTAA
- the rseP gene encoding RIP metalloprotease RseP, with protein MTLIYFIIALGVLIFIHELGHFIAARLFGVKVETFSIGFGPKLFKFNCCDTEFAVSLIPLGGYVKMSGENPDEPAQNPYDFYAKPPWQRIVIALAGPLMNLILALLFFALSFSIGRYVPAYQFETAKVGAIASPEISLKPGDVILSVDGQQVKNWKDFSSYVALNPDKELTLKVKRNDEIVTVKVHTGVDDKNGIGTLDVIPAIKPIIGKVVKGSPAQKAGLQPGDVILSINGKEITSWKQVVDLIGNSQGKPIELLILRKNKKLRITVTPQFNEKFGRYTIGIIPKMDMVFVKFSGLEALKKGLDEFKSHTVIFFSYLSKLITGEASVKSLGGPIMIAEVAEKAAETGISNFIYFMGFISLQLGYFNLMPLPVLDGGLILLFLIEMLRRRPLSLEFREKFQQVGFAILALLMIIVFYNDIMRLIR; from the coding sequence ATGACGCTTATCTACTTCATTATAGCCCTCGGCGTGCTGATATTTATCCACGAGCTTGGACACTTTATAGCTGCAAGGCTCTTTGGAGTGAAGGTTGAAACCTTCTCCATAGGCTTTGGTCCAAAGCTCTTTAAGTTTAACTGCTGCGATACGGAGTTTGCCGTTAGCCTTATCCCCTTAGGTGGTTACGTGAAAATGTCCGGGGAGAACCCGGATGAGCCAGCCCAAAACCCCTACGACTTCTACGCTAAACCGCCGTGGCAAAGGATTGTTATCGCCCTTGCCGGTCCTCTGATGAACCTTATACTGGCCCTTCTCTTCTTTGCCCTCTCCTTCTCAATCGGCAGGTACGTTCCAGCTTACCAGTTTGAGACCGCAAAAGTAGGAGCAATCGCATCCCCTGAAATCTCCCTTAAGCCCGGGGACGTAATACTCTCTGTTGACGGACAGCAGGTCAAGAACTGGAAGGACTTTTCAAGCTACGTTGCCCTAAACCCGGATAAGGAGCTCACCCTCAAAGTAAAAAGGAACGACGAAATCGTTACTGTAAAAGTGCACACCGGAGTTGATGATAAAAACGGCATAGGAACCCTTGACGTTATTCCGGCTATAAAGCCCATCATAGGAAAAGTCGTTAAAGGCTCTCCCGCGCAAAAAGCTGGTCTTCAGCCCGGCGACGTAATTCTCTCTATAAATGGCAAGGAGATAACCTCTTGGAAGCAGGTTGTAGACCTCATAGGAAACAGTCAGGGGAAACCCATAGAGCTCCTCATCCTCAGAAAGAACAAAAAGCTGAGGATAACCGTTACTCCCCAGTTTAACGAGAAGTTTGGCCGCTACACCATAGGCATAATCCCTAAGATGGATATGGTTTTTGTTAAGTTCTCCGGCCTTGAGGCGCTTAAGAAAGGTCTGGATGAGTTTAAATCCCACACTGTAATCTTCTTCTCCTACCTTTCAAAGCTCATTACCGGCGAAGCCTCCGTCAAGAGCCTTGGCGGTCCAATAATGATTGCAGAGGTCGCCGAAAAGGCCGCTGAAACGGGAATCTCAAACTTCATATACTTCATGGGATTTATTAGTCTCCAGCTTGGATACTTTAACCTCATGCCCCTTCCAGTCCTTGATGGAGGACTAATACTACTCTTCTTAATAGAAATGCTGAGGAGAAGACCTCTCTCCTTAGAGTTCAGGGAAAAGTTTCAGCAGGTCGGCTTTGCAATACTCGCCCTCTTAATGATTATCGTTTTCTACAACGATATAATGAGATTGATACGGTAG
- a CDS encoding HEPN domain-containing protein — protein sequence MDWYKSWILKAREHRASADILFSQGKLRDAISRYYYSAFSIMVAVCGQAPKGRWEHKGILKYFFKWCKENGINLPKEDRELLSVFYDKRRTADYTTEVILLEEVKAYTKLVERLFEVVDGWRKNNT from the coding sequence ATGGACTGGTATAAAAGTTGGATTCTGAAAGCTAGAGAACATAGGGCCTCTGCAGACATACTTTTCTCACAAGGTAAGCTAAGAGATGCTATAAGTCGCTACTACTATTCAGCTTTTTCTATCATGGTTGCTGTTTGTGGACAAGCTCCCAAAGGAAGGTGGGAACACAAAGGAATACTTAAATACTTTTTCAAGTGGTGTAAGGAAAATGGAATAAACCTTCCAAAGGAAGATAGAGAACTGTTAAGCGTCTTTTATGACAAAAGGAGAACTGCAGACTACACTACGGAAGTCATACTTTTAGAGGAAGTAAAGGCCTACACCAAACTTGTAGAACGGCTCTTTGAGGTGGTTGATGGTTGGAGAAAAAACAACACTTGA
- a CDS encoding SDR family NAD(P)-dependent oxidoreductase — MKTILVTGVAGLIGHKTAELLLRKGYRVVGVDNMNDYYDVKLKEYRLNTLKGNPNFRFYRVDIENFEALKVIFEDNEIDGVINLAARAGVRYSIVNPFVYVTTNTLGTLNLLELCKDFGVKKFVLASTSSLYAGQPMPFKEDLPVNTPISPYAASKKGAEVMAYTYHYLYGIDVTVLRYFTVYGPASRPDMAVFRFIKMIDEGIPVTVYGDGTQKRDFTYVDDIAEGTVRALEVETGYEIINLGGNKPHELRYLIELIEKYLGKRASVVYKPFHKADMKATWANIEKAKELLGWEPKVSLEEGIKRTVEWHVENRELVREISL; from the coding sequence ATGAAGACCATTCTCGTTACAGGAGTGGCAGGCCTCATAGGTCATAAAACGGCGGAGCTTCTTTTAAGAAAGGGCTATAGAGTCGTTGGCGTTGACAATATGAACGACTACTACGATGTAAAGCTTAAGGAGTACCGCCTCAACACTTTAAAGGGAAATCCGAACTTTCGCTTTTACAGGGTAGACATAGAGAACTTTGAAGCTCTAAAAGTCATATTTGAGGACAACGAAATAGACGGTGTCATAAACTTAGCTGCAAGGGCAGGCGTTCGCTACAGCATCGTTAATCCATTTGTTTACGTTACAACGAATACCCTCGGAACTTTAAACTTGCTGGAGCTCTGTAAAGACTTTGGAGTTAAGAAGTTCGTCTTGGCCTCAACTTCTTCCCTTTACGCCGGTCAACCTATGCCCTTTAAAGAAGACCTCCCCGTTAACACTCCAATTTCTCCCTACGCTGCAAGCAAGAAAGGTGCAGAAGTTATGGCCTATACCTATCACTACCTTTACGGCATAGACGTAACGGTTCTTCGCTACTTTACCGTCTATGGCCCTGCAAGCAGGCCTGACATGGCAGTTTTTAGGTTTATAAAAATGATAGATGAGGGAATTCCGGTTACCGTTTACGGTGATGGAACTCAGAAGAGGGACTTTACCTACGTTGACGACATAGCAGAAGGAACTGTTAGAGCCCTTGAAGTAGAAACCGGTTACGAAATAATAAACCTTGGAGGGAACAAACCCCACGAATTGAGGTACCTTATAGAGCTCATTGAGAAGTACCTTGGGAAGAGGGCAAGCGTGGTCTATAAACCTTTCCACAAGGCCGATATGAAGGCTACGTGGGCTAATATAGAGAAGGCAAAGGAGCTCCTTGGGTGGGAACCCAAAGTCTCTTTGGAGGAGGGAATAAAGAGAACGGTTGAGTGGCACGTAGAGAACAGGGAGCTCGTTAGAGAGATTTCACTTTGA
- the smc gene encoding chromosome segregation protein SMC — protein MFIKTLKLKGFKSFADETEIRFSEGINCIVGPNGCGKSNIVDALKWVVGDTSPKGMRASNLKDVIFKGSEGRRASKSAEVSVTLLKDDLFSLSEPEVEITRRVKSNGDSEFLINGRKVRLKDIQGFFTSIGLGNREYAFFEQGQVDRVLRMRPQERRALIDEAAEITLFKEKKAETLKELEEAEQNLESVRGVIEEVAKNLKTLKSQAEKAKKFQELRKKERELELKLLGFQLKKVRTEKELSESSIKVLQEDRISLEREISTLQVEIEELRKELEEVGAEIEATSKELYEVEKSRKEASVRKEFFQKEVKRLEGEIEEKKLEKEHKLRKIEQVKKELELLLKEEEELLKKLKETEKAEKEKRGRLKALESEKKSLEEKRKELQSRLNTISAHITKLQLDIAREEERFKSHKNAVERIPVELSELQKEKTYYEEQLKKASTEEEKLKEEKQALLEKIEAKKREKRKKVEKLESLETELSEKRNAVTALRAKIENTERILNSINLGKLEEKIVESGKQGKVKGYIGLLRSLLDVDSGWERIVESYISRFGAGIILKTFEDILWVRDRIKGNGRVLLLSADVEEVKGEKIQEATPLLDHVKARDTRVEKLVKVLFSNVFFAEKNAQDLAKKYPHCTFIDKDGNIFSGKGSYVGKFQKSSLLELEKELTKMKEELLKEEEELSELKEKLPPIREEIEEVEAEIEDLKQRGQEVDMELFTLQSKKKELRQKLTDISRREEELKERLKTAQNALSSHSSRVEMFKKKMEELNAEKDKTLQEIKKLDEEISKIDSILNREREESSRLSSETLLLKEKARTLKEKREGKERFLKILQKEVEETEKRIQKSESELERALSGIKKAEEILSGVDETIDDIKEELKALEERRGELTSIVKNKEEALKSRQKDLSEVQKKLKDLEIKAARLNVKEEELIKKILELDGSVSEALELGELVSDEEEAKKELINLKEKISRIGSVNLLAIEEYEKIKERYGFILEQEKDLIESIKNLKAAIKKLDEEIEKRFTETFKAVNRHFKRTFRQVFGGGNARLILTSDNLAEAGIEIEAKPPGKKHSNINLLSGGERTLVALSFLYALYSVRPAPFVVLDEVDAALDEANTLRFVELLKQMATETQVIVVTHNKLTMEAADVLYGITMEVPGVSKVIGVSFESLAI, from the coding sequence ATGTTCATTAAAACCTTAAAGCTCAAAGGTTTTAAGTCTTTTGCCGATGAGACGGAAATCAGGTTTTCAGAAGGTATCAACTGCATCGTTGGACCTAACGGCTGCGGAAAGAGCAACATCGTTGACGCTCTAAAGTGGGTCGTCGGTGATACATCCCCTAAGGGGATGAGGGCAAGCAACTTAAAAGACGTCATCTTTAAAGGTTCTGAAGGTAGGCGAGCCTCTAAAAGCGCTGAAGTATCGGTAACTCTCCTCAAGGACGACCTTTTTTCACTTTCTGAACCAGAAGTAGAAATAACAAGGAGGGTTAAATCAAACGGAGACAGCGAGTTCTTGATAAACGGCAGGAAGGTGAGGCTTAAGGACATTCAAGGATTTTTCACGTCCATCGGCCTCGGAAACAGGGAGTACGCCTTCTTTGAACAGGGACAGGTTGACAGAGTTCTCAGAATGAGACCTCAGGAGAGGAGAGCTCTCATAGACGAGGCCGCAGAGATAACCCTCTTTAAAGAGAAAAAGGCAGAAACCCTGAAAGAGCTTGAAGAGGCCGAGCAGAACCTTGAAAGCGTTAGGGGAGTTATTGAGGAGGTCGCTAAAAATTTAAAAACGCTAAAGAGCCAAGCAGAAAAGGCAAAGAAGTTTCAGGAGCTCCGCAAAAAAGAGAGGGAGCTTGAGCTAAAGCTCTTAGGATTTCAGCTAAAAAAGGTCAGGACAGAAAAGGAACTTTCTGAGAGCTCCATTAAGGTCCTTCAAGAAGACAGGATTTCCTTAGAGAGGGAAATATCTACTCTTCAGGTAGAGATAGAGGAGCTCCGAAAGGAGCTTGAGGAGGTAGGAGCCGAAATAGAGGCAACATCAAAGGAGCTCTACGAGGTTGAAAAGAGCAGGAAGGAAGCCTCTGTGAGAAAGGAGTTCTTCCAGAAAGAGGTTAAGCGTCTTGAAGGAGAAATAGAGGAAAAGAAGTTAGAGAAAGAGCACAAACTAAGGAAAATAGAACAGGTCAAGAAGGAACTTGAACTCCTTTTAAAGGAGGAAGAAGAGCTCCTAAAAAAACTAAAAGAAACTGAAAAAGCCGAAAAGGAAAAGAGAGGAAGGCTCAAAGCCTTAGAGTCAGAAAAGAAAAGCTTAGAGGAAAAGAGAAAAGAGTTACAGTCCCGACTCAATACCATCTCTGCCCACATAACAAAGCTCCAGCTTGACATAGCGAGGGAGGAAGAACGTTTTAAGTCCCATAAGAACGCAGTAGAGAGGATACCTGTTGAACTCTCAGAGCTCCAGAAAGAAAAAACCTACTACGAGGAGCAGTTAAAGAAGGCCTCTACTGAGGAAGAAAAGCTTAAAGAGGAAAAGCAGGCTCTACTAGAGAAAATAGAGGCAAAGAAAAGAGAGAAGAGGAAAAAAGTAGAGAAACTAGAGTCTCTTGAGACAGAACTCTCAGAAAAGAGAAATGCCGTTACTGCCCTGCGCGCTAAGATAGAGAACACAGAGAGGATACTTAACTCTATAAACCTTGGAAAGCTTGAAGAGAAAATCGTTGAAAGCGGAAAACAGGGCAAAGTTAAAGGTTACATAGGACTGCTTAGAAGCCTCCTTGACGTTGACTCCGGCTGGGAAAGGATAGTTGAAAGTTACATTTCAAGGTTTGGAGCTGGAATCATCCTTAAGACCTTTGAAGATATTCTCTGGGTCAGGGACAGAATAAAGGGCAACGGAAGAGTTCTACTCCTTTCTGCAGATGTAGAGGAGGTCAAGGGAGAAAAGATTCAGGAGGCAACTCCGCTATTAGACCACGTTAAGGCAAGGGATACGAGGGTAGAAAAGCTCGTTAAAGTCCTCTTTTCTAACGTTTTCTTTGCAGAAAAAAACGCTCAGGACTTAGCGAAAAAGTATCCCCACTGCACCTTCATAGACAAAGACGGTAACATTTTCTCCGGAAAAGGCTCTTACGTTGGAAAGTTTCAAAAGAGCTCCCTTTTAGAGCTTGAAAAAGAACTTACGAAGATGAAGGAGGAGCTCCTTAAGGAGGAGGAAGAACTCTCAGAGCTTAAAGAAAAACTTCCTCCTATCAGGGAAGAAATAGAGGAAGTAGAGGCAGAGATAGAAGACCTTAAACAGCGTGGTCAGGAAGTAGATATGGAGCTCTTCACCTTACAGTCTAAGAAGAAGGAGCTCCGCCAGAAACTAACTGACATTTCAAGGAGAGAAGAAGAACTAAAGGAGAGGTTAAAGACGGCACAAAATGCCCTCTCTTCCCACTCGTCCAGAGTAGAAATGTTTAAAAAGAAAATGGAAGAGCTGAACGCGGAGAAGGATAAAACCTTACAGGAAATCAAAAAACTGGACGAGGAAATTTCTAAGATTGACTCCATCCTTAACCGTGAGAGGGAAGAATCATCAAGACTTTCCTCTGAAACTCTACTTCTCAAGGAAAAGGCGAGAACCCTCAAAGAGAAGAGAGAAGGAAAGGAGAGATTTTTAAAAATCCTCCAAAAAGAAGTTGAGGAAACAGAGAAAAGGATACAGAAAAGCGAGAGTGAGCTTGAGAGAGCTCTCTCCGGAATAAAAAAGGCAGAAGAGATTCTCTCTGGCGTTGATGAAACAATAGACGACATAAAAGAGGAGCTAAAGGCTTTAGAGGAAAGGAGAGGAGAGCTTACGAGCATAGTAAAGAACAAGGAGGAAGCCTTAAAGAGTAGACAGAAAGATCTTTCAGAAGTTCAGAAGAAGTTAAAGGACTTAGAAATAAAAGCTGCCCGTCTTAACGTGAAAGAAGAGGAACTGATAAAGAAAATCCTTGAGCTTGATGGAAGCGTTTCAGAAGCCCTTGAGCTTGGAGAGCTTGTCTCTGATGAAGAGGAAGCTAAGAAAGAGCTCATAAACCTTAAAGAGAAAATTTCTCGGATTGGCTCTGTAAACCTTCTTGCCATAGAAGAGTACGAAAAGATAAAAGAACGCTACGGGTTTATTCTTGAACAGGAAAAGGATTTAATAGAGTCAATAAAGAACCTAAAAGCGGCCATTAAGAAACTTGACGAAGAGATAGAGAAAAGGTTTACGGAGACCTTCAAGGCCGTAAACAGGCACTTTAAGAGAACCTTTAGACAGGTCTTTGGAGGAGGAAACGCAAGGCTTATTCTCACAAGTGACAACTTGGCTGAAGCCGGAATAGAGATTGAGGCCAAACCACCCGGAAAGAAACACAGCAACATAAACCTCCTCTCTGGAGGAGAGAGAACCTTAGTTGCCCTCTCTTTCCTCTACGCCTTGTACTCCGTTCGTCCAGCTCCTTTTGTTGTTCTTGACGAGGTGGACGCAGCCCTTGACGAGGCCAACACATTAAGGTTTGTGGAGCTCCTAAAGCAGATGGCGACAGAAACACAGGTGATAGTCGTTACACACAACAAGCTAACAATGGAGGCTGCGGACGTCCTATACGGAATAACGATGGAGGTTCCGGGAGTTTCAAAGGTAATTGGCGTTTCCTTTGAGTCCCTCGCTATTTAA
- a CDS encoding cytochrome c3 family protein gives MKRFFSFALLAGVLTAAGCGEISEQDIHYTDLGVNVAVRSAPYLTEENHREAWGQKDCLGCHQEFKHTMATADLSVEDYQKVIDRAVEKVGRKNAINVCSACHGLNGVSEGAERNCLVCHDGMERLHFYAGTSSRTVSKHDFNGNGRIDDFDCVVCHWQPDMDGIVEPDTDFGKLGGTYKYRVEELCLTCHTNGWLVLKSEPLADTDGDGTADRSITPPSQPPVVDVAWGSDYHGGRDYTSGDKSFKDISFDGSFLFHTEHESLACSQCHNPHASNNEELIVEKVGETLLVERPIVQSDNTSEMKYAVVDPQTTAYFEGLKFEGTIVGKDKVYDLSVEEELEDYLNLPIESGSESDDIVTKRKEISSLCAACHEGSSDYSPVNGLGLPVNLETHKPGSECTTCHIHGGTF, from the coding sequence GTGAAACGTTTCTTCTCTTTCGCTTTGTTGGCCGGAGTTCTAACAGCTGCTGGATGTGGAGAGATTAGTGAGCAGGACATTCACTACACCGACCTCGGAGTAAACGTTGCCGTTAGGAGCGCCCCCTATCTTACAGAGGAAAACCACAGGGAAGCTTGGGGACAGAAGGACTGCTTGGGATGTCACCAAGAGTTTAAACACACCATGGCAACGGCCGACCTATCGGTTGAGGATTACCAGAAAGTCATAGATAGGGCTGTGGAAAAGGTTGGAAGAAAGAACGCAATAAACGTTTGCTCTGCCTGTCACGGTCTAAACGGAGTCTCTGAAGGGGCAGAGAGGAACTGCCTTGTGTGTCACGACGGTATGGAGAGACTCCACTTTTACGCTGGAACGAGTAGCAGAACGGTTTCAAAGCACGACTTTAACGGAAACGGCCGTATAGACGACTTTGACTGCGTTGTTTGCCACTGGCAGCCGGACATGGACGGAATCGTTGAGCCAGACACCGACTTTGGAAAGCTCGGCGGGACTTACAAATACAGGGTAGAGGAGCTCTGCCTTACTTGTCACACAAACGGATGGCTCGTCCTAAAAAGTGAGCCCCTTGCCGATACCGACGGTGACGGAACAGCCGACAGGAGCATAACTCCTCCTTCTCAACCTCCGGTCGTTGACGTGGCTTGGGGTTCTGACTACCACGGCGGCAGGGACTACACTTCTGGGGATAAATCTTTTAAGGACATTTCCTTTGACGGTTCATTCCTCTTTCACACTGAACATGAGTCTCTGGCCTGTAGCCAGTGCCACAATCCCCATGCCTCAAATAACGAAGAGCTGATTGTGGAGAAGGTGGGAGAGACCCTACTTGTAGAAAGGCCGATTGTGCAGAGCGATAATACTTCGGAGATGAAGTACGCTGTTGTTGACCCGCAAACGACAGCCTACTTTGAGGGACTAAAGTTTGAGGGAACTATAGTAGGTAAGGATAAAGTTTACGACTTGTCCGTTGAGGAAGAACTTGAAGACTATCTAAACCTTCCGATAGAAAGCGGTAGTGAAAGTGATGATATTGTAACGAAGAGAAAGGAAATTTCTTCCCTCTGTGCCGCCTGTCATGAAGGAAGTAGCGACTACTCTCCCGTTAACGGACTTGGGTTGCCTGTGAATCTAGAAACCCACAAGCCGGGTTCAGAGTGTACTACCTGCCATATTCACGGCGGAACGTTCTAA
- a CDS encoding ubiquinone/menaquinone biosynthesis methyltransferase, giving the protein MGKKQPVGVEIFDKIADRYDSISKTLSLGIISRWQRELIKGLENLGVTLDLACGTGEIAALVKEKAKTVIGLDYSLSMLKVARRKLPELPFVRGDALNLPFKDSSFDTVLVSLSLRHFGNTEKALAEIRRVLKRGGTVRILEVSIPQNPVLRKTFVGFLKYVLLPMGKIRSKEDVTHHLFETIVNFPHYEELIKLALKKGFREGHFKPLFFGMATVYELLG; this is encoded by the coding sequence ATGGGGAAAAAACAGCCTGTAGGAGTTGAGATATTTGACAAGATAGCCGATAGGTACGATTCCATCTCAAAGACCCTTTCTCTTGGAATAATCTCAAGGTGGCAGAGGGAACTCATTAAAGGCCTTGAAAATTTAGGCGTTACCCTTGACCTTGCCTGTGGAACGGGGGAAATAGCAGCTCTTGTAAAAGAGAAAGCAAAGACAGTTATTGGCCTTGACTATTCCCTCTCTATGCTGAAGGTTGCGAGGAGAAAGCTTCCGGAACTCCCCTTCGTTAGGGGGGATGCTCTAAACCTTCCCTTTAAAGATTCTTCCTTTGATACAGTTCTCGTTTCACTAAGCCTGAGACACTTTGGGAATACCGAAAAGGCTTTGGCTGAAATAAGGCGGGTACTGAAACGAGGGGGAACGGTCAGGATACTTGAAGTTTCCATACCGCAAAATCCCGTCCTGAGGAAAACATTTGTAGGTTTCCTCAAGTACGTTCTTCTGCCCATGGGGAAGATTCGCTCTAAGGAGGATGTAACCCACCACTTATTTGAAACTATAGTGAACTTTCCTCACTACGAGGAGCTTATTAAGCTTGCACTGAAGAAGGGATTCAGGGAAGGCCATTTCAAGCCGCTCTTTTTCGGTATGGCGACGGTTTACGAGCTCTTAGGTTGA